The following coding sequences lie in one Pseudomonas sp. B33.4 genomic window:
- a CDS encoding FKBP-type peptidyl-prolyl cis-trans isomerase, which yields MSEVNLSTDETRVSYGIGRQLGDQLRDNPPPGVSLDAILAGLTDAFAGKESRVGQEEMSASFKVIREIMQAEAAAKAEAAAGEGLAFLAENAKRDGITTLASGLQFEVLTQGEGAKPTREDQVRTHYHGTLIDGTVFDSSYERGQPAEFPVGGVIAGWTEALQLMNAGSKWRLYVPSELAYGAQGVGSIPPHSVLVFDVELLDVL from the coding sequence ATGTCCGAAGTAAATCTGTCCACCGACGAAACCCGCGTCAGTTACGGCATCGGCCGTCAGCTGGGTGACCAGCTGCGCGACAACCCGCCACCGGGCGTGAGCCTGGACGCGATCCTGGCTGGCCTGACCGACGCGTTCGCCGGTAAGGAAAGCCGTGTGGGTCAGGAAGAAATGTCCGCCAGCTTCAAGGTTATCCGCGAAATCATGCAAGCCGAAGCGGCTGCCAAAGCTGAAGCCGCTGCTGGCGAAGGCCTGGCCTTCCTGGCTGAAAACGCCAAGCGTGATGGCATCACCACCCTGGCTTCCGGTCTGCAATTCGAAGTGCTGACCCAGGGCGAAGGCGCCAAACCGACCCGTGAAGACCAGGTGCGTACTCACTACCACGGCACACTGATCGACGGCACTGTGTTCGACAGCTCCTACGAGCGCGGCCAGCCTGCAGAATTCCCGGTTGGCGGCGTGATCGCTGGCTGGACCGAAGCTCTGCAACTGATGAATGCCGGCAGCAAATGGCGTCTGTACGTGCCGAGCGAACTGGCTTACGGCGCTCAAGGCGTTGGCAGCATCCCGCCGCACAGCGTTCTGGTATTCGACGTCGAGCTGCTGGACGTTCTGTAA